Proteins co-encoded in one Sulfurimonas sp. HSL1-2 genomic window:
- the cobA gene encoding uroporphyrinogen-III C-methyltransferase translates to MKTASLPVLLKPKEGGVVLVGAGKVGLHKAEVLAANGIVATVIAPSVHAGFAGVPLHRVLRKKVTAGDLKRASVVIDATGNNAVTKMLTDLKAARGFLLNVVDVPSLCDFYFASLLHYGPLKIAVSSDGASPTLTQCVRDKIRRVLPLQLEQLAREKAGERSGGMVDAVATRKAAGRLLAGVSLVGCGPGDVELLTLKAYHIIKEADVVLYDHLISEEILALIPTKSIKIYVGKRKGCHSRTQDEINQMIVQYAEKGCSVARLKSGDPYIFGRGAEEATYLAEKGFRVSVVPGVSSAVAGPAGAGIPVTARGHASGFSVVSAHVEGGGTELSWIGLLGLPGHTTVVLMGLTLAGAIRDAALARGLDPALPTAIVSNATRPNQQTRVTTLGGLAEAAEAIEGPAIIVFGSVVALQALLPGYPEALEKMVPEEAHVA, encoded by the coding sequence ATGAAAACGGCATCGCTTCCGGTACTGCTTAAACCGAAGGAGGGCGGGGTCGTCCTCGTCGGTGCGGGAAAAGTGGGGCTGCACAAAGCGGAAGTCCTGGCGGCCAACGGGATTGTGGCGACGGTGATTGCACCCTCCGTCCATGCCGGCTTTGCAGGAGTGCCTTTGCACAGAGTGTTACGCAAAAAAGTGACAGCAGGCGATTTGAAGAGGGCATCGGTGGTCATTGACGCTACCGGCAACAACGCCGTGACGAAGATGCTGACCGATCTGAAAGCTGCAAGGGGCTTTTTACTTAACGTTGTCGACGTCCCGTCGCTGTGTGACTTCTACTTCGCTTCCCTACTGCACTACGGGCCGCTCAAGATCGCCGTCTCGAGTGACGGGGCGAGCCCGACGCTGACGCAGTGTGTCCGGGACAAGATACGGCGCGTGCTGCCGCTGCAGCTTGAACAGCTCGCACGGGAGAAAGCCGGTGAACGTTCCGGGGGGATGGTCGATGCCGTTGCGACGCGCAAAGCAGCCGGCCGTCTGCTCGCCGGCGTCTCCCTGGTAGGGTGCGGTCCCGGGGATGTGGAACTGTTGACGCTCAAGGCGTACCATATTATAAAAGAGGCTGATGTTGTCCTGTATGATCATCTGATCAGCGAGGAGATCCTGGCACTGATCCCGACAAAGAGCATTAAGATCTATGTGGGCAAGCGTAAGGGGTGCCACAGCCGTACGCAGGATGAGATCAACCAGATGATCGTGCAGTATGCGGAGAAGGGGTGCAGCGTTGCCAGGTTGAAAAGCGGCGACCCCTATATCTTCGGACGCGGGGCGGAGGAGGCAACCTACCTGGCCGAAAAAGGCTTCCGCGTCAGTGTGGTGCCGGGCGTATCATCCGCAGTCGCGGGACCGGCGGGGGCGGGCATCCCCGTGACCGCCCGGGGGCATGCCTCCGGCTTTTCGGTCGTGTCGGCCCATGTGGAAGGGGGAGGGACGGAGCTGTCGTGGATCGGACTGCTTGGACTGCCCGGCCACACCACCGTGGTTCTGATGGGCTTGACGCTGGCGGGGGCCATACGCGATGCCGCATTGGCGCGCGGGCTTGATCCGGCATTGCCGACGGCGATTGTCTCCAATGCGACACGTCCGAACCAGCAGACACGCGTGACGACCCTCGGCGGACTTGCCGAAGCCGCCGAGGCGATAGAAGGTCCGGCCATCATCGTTTTCGGCAGTGTCGTGGCGCTTCAGGCGCTTCTGCCGGGCTATCCGGAGGCTTTAGAGAAAATGGTGCCCGAAGAAGCGCACGTCGCCTGA
- a CDS encoding nickel-dependent hydrogenase large subunit codes for MSKRHIVVDPITRIEGHLRIEAVIDENNTIVDAYSSSTMFRGIETILQGRDPRDCGLLAMRICGVCTGTHYQRSIEAVEDAFDITIPKNARIVRNLIQGALYVHDHLVHFYHLHALDFVDVVSALSADPAKTAEEARKWAGVAGVSPYTDGESEFKAIQERVAKFVKQGRLGIFGNGYWGNKHYKLTPEQNLIGVAHYLQALDIQRDLAKMQAIFGGKNPHPQSIVVGGVTCVQDIQNPARIALFKQLLSDGTKFVKQAYLPDVYMAGTMYADEATDSKATFTELIGGKGVGGTGGGLLNYMSYGDFRLDDTGFYKAKTLFPSGIVYGGDLSKVEAVDHEKIAEDVTHSWYEGSEPLHPYNGQTIPKYTGLDKRDDGIAYLKTGEKYSWIKTPIYNDTRVEVGPLARMIVGVASKDERITKYVTNFLKRGNLPVSVLFSTVGRTAGRAIETELMADVMMEWVDELAANAAAGDLRTWTEFDFDQVSVKTKGMGLAEAPRGSLGHWVRVENGKVANYQAVVPSTWNAGPRDYKGRMGAYEASLIGTKVADPEQPLEIIRTIHSFDPCIACAVHVVDTKGKSLGVYKLDSQCSI; via the coding sequence ATGAGCAAGAGACATATTGTAGTCGACCCGATCACAAGGATCGAGGGGCACCTGCGTATCGAGGCGGTGATCGACGAGAATAACACTATCGTGGATGCCTACAGCTCCTCGACCATGTTCCGCGGGATCGAAACGATCCTCCAGGGGCGCGACCCGCGTGACTGCGGTCTGCTGGCCATGCGTATCTGCGGTGTCTGTACCGGTACCCACTATCAGCGTTCCATCGAGGCCGTTGAGGATGCTTTTGACATCACTATCCCGAAAAATGCACGGATTGTACGCAACCTGATTCAGGGTGCGCTCTATGTGCATGACCACCTCGTGCACTTCTATCACCTGCACGCGCTGGACTTCGTCGATGTCGTCTCTGCGCTGTCGGCCGATCCGGCCAAAACGGCGGAAGAGGCGCGCAAATGGGCCGGTGTGGCCGGCGTTTCCCCCTATACGGACGGGGAGAGCGAGTTCAAGGCGATCCAGGAGCGTGTCGCGAAGTTTGTCAAACAGGGACGCCTGGGGATCTTCGGTAACGGTTACTGGGGCAACAAGCACTACAAGCTGACCCCGGAGCAGAACCTGATCGGTGTGGCACACTACCTCCAGGCGCTGGATATCCAGCGCGACCTGGCGAAGATGCAGGCGATCTTCGGCGGGAAGAACCCGCACCCGCAATCCATCGTCGTCGGCGGGGTCACCTGTGTCCAGGACATTCAGAACCCGGCGCGTATCGCACTGTTCAAGCAGCTGCTCAGCGACGGAACGAAGTTTGTCAAGCAGGCGTATCTGCCGGACGTCTACATGGCCGGTACGATGTACGCCGACGAGGCGACGGACTCCAAAGCGACGTTTACGGAACTCATCGGCGGCAAAGGCGTCGGCGGGACCGGCGGCGGACTGCTCAACTACATGAGCTACGGTGACTTCCGCCTGGATGATACCGGTTTCTACAAAGCGAAAACCCTCTTCCCGAGCGGGATTGTCTACGGGGGCGACCTGAGCAAGGTTGAAGCGGTCGACCATGAGAAGATCGCCGAGGACGTCACGCACTCCTGGTACGAGGGGAGCGAACCGCTGCACCCGTACAACGGGCAGACGATCCCGAAATATACGGGCCTCGACAAGCGTGATGACGGCATCGCCTACCTGAAGACCGGCGAAAAATACAGCTGGATCAAGACGCCTATCTACAACGATACCCGTGTCGAAGTCGGGCCGCTGGCACGGATGATCGTCGGGGTCGCGAGCAAGGATGAACGTATCACGAAGTACGTGACGAACTTCCTCAAGCGCGGTAACCTGCCGGTATCGGTGCTCTTCAGTACGGTCGGTCGTACGGCGGGCCGGGCCATCGAGACCGAGCTGATGGCGGATGTGATGATGGAGTGGGTCGACGAACTTGCCGCCAACGCGGCGGCCGGCGACCTGCGCACCTGGACGGAGTTCGACTTCGACCAAGTCAGTGTCAAAACCAAGGGGATGGGCCTGGCCGAAGCGCCGCGCGGTTCCCTGGGGCACTGGGTACGTGTCGAAAACGGCAAGGTGGCAAACTACCAGGCCGTCGTCCCCTCCACCTGGAATGCCGGTCCGCGGGACTACAAAGGACGGATGGGTGCCTATGAGGCGAGCCTGATCGGGACGAAAGTGGCCGATCCTGAGCAGCCGCTTGAGATCATCCGTACCATCCATAGTTTCGACCCCTGTATCGCCTGTGCGGTGCACGTGGTCGACACCAAGGGCAAATCGCTGGGAGTTTACAAGCTCGACAGCCAGTGCAGTATCTAA
- the hypF gene encoding carbamoyltransferase HypF codes for MAERMPLSAASTSKRFRFRIRGIVQGVGFRPFVYQLAVREGLGGHVLNDGDGVVIEVEGAPAALETFERALRGAPPPLARIDEVACEPLAPQGEGAFVIRGSESTSAKTMVSPDMAVCDACAAELRDPANRRYGYPLINCTDCGPRYSIIRALPYDRPQTSMAPFAMCPRCAAEYNDPANRRYHAQPISCFECGPTLSLTDPSGAAIAEEEACVEKASALLAEGRIVAVKGMGGFHLMCDATDGDAVQRLRDRKRRPSKPLAVMFPSLTMIREAAELSEAEERLILSNRRPIVVVKKKADALCAEAVAPGIDRIGVFLPYTPLHLLMMEQLQRPVVATSANISEEPILTDARQVRAKLAHVVDAVLDFDREIVNACDDSVATVAGDRTLMLRMARGYAPRSMPLPFEAPGRILAVGANQKSTIALGFDKNIVLSPHIGDLVSLDAFEYFERTLETFKRFYAFEPDIVVCDLHPGYETTKWAEAFHAAHPDTALVGVQHHYAHALACMAEYGLEEQVLAFCFDGTGYGSDGTLWGGEVLLADPQSYERAYHLRPFRLLGGEQAVREPRRVALSLLFECYSFDEVLSMAHPAVQSFSAAELKTLHTMWQRELNAPVSSSVGRLFDAVASLTDTAQMLGYEGESGLLLEAAAAAQTPEPFAFDLHDGVIDWEPLLRRMLEAPTGAAAGFHAALTELIVTIAARHPGVPVVLSGGVFQNRTLTAMACAAFERRGIRYYVQRETPVNDGSVALGQLYHALYRQGGRK; via the coding sequence TTGGCAGAGAGAATGCCGTTGTCGGCTGCGTCTACCTCTAAACGCTTCCGGTTTCGGATACGCGGAATCGTTCAGGGCGTCGGTTTCCGCCCCTTCGTCTACCAGCTCGCCGTGCGCGAAGGGCTGGGCGGGCACGTCCTCAACGACGGGGACGGCGTCGTCATCGAGGTCGAGGGGGCGCCGGCAGCACTGGAGACCTTTGAACGGGCGTTGAGGGGGGCACCGCCCCCGCTGGCACGGATCGACGAGGTCGCGTGCGAGCCCCTTGCGCCGCAGGGGGAGGGCGCATTTGTTATCCGTGGATCGGAGAGCACGTCGGCGAAGACGATGGTGTCTCCGGACATGGCCGTGTGCGACGCCTGCGCCGCAGAACTCCGCGACCCCGCCAACCGGCGCTACGGCTACCCGCTGATCAACTGCACTGACTGCGGCCCGCGCTACAGCATTATCCGCGCGCTTCCCTATGACCGGCCGCAGACCTCGATGGCGCCTTTTGCAATGTGCCCCCGGTGTGCGGCCGAGTATAACGACCCGGCTAACAGGCGTTATCATGCCCAGCCGATCAGCTGTTTTGAGTGCGGCCCGACGCTTTCGCTGACCGACCCCTCGGGCGCGGCAATCGCCGAAGAGGAAGCGTGTGTTGAAAAAGCCTCGGCACTGCTCGCCGAAGGCCGGATCGTCGCCGTCAAGGGGATGGGGGGCTTTCACCTGATGTGCGACGCGACGGACGGCGACGCCGTCCAGCGCCTGCGCGACCGCAAAAGGCGCCCCAGCAAACCGCTGGCCGTGATGTTCCCCTCGCTGACGATGATCAGGGAGGCGGCGGAGCTGAGCGAGGCGGAGGAGCGGCTCATCCTCTCCAACAGGCGCCCGATCGTCGTCGTGAAAAAAAAGGCGGATGCCCTGTGCGCGGAAGCCGTCGCCCCGGGCATCGACCGGATCGGCGTTTTTCTCCCCTATACGCCGCTGCACCTGCTCATGATGGAACAGTTGCAGCGTCCCGTCGTCGCGACGAGCGCCAACATCAGCGAAGAGCCGATTCTCACGGATGCCCGGCAGGTGCGTGCGAAACTGGCGCATGTCGTGGACGCCGTCCTGGATTTTGACCGGGAGATCGTCAACGCCTGCGACGACAGCGTGGCGACCGTGGCCGGAGATCGGACGCTGATGCTGCGGATGGCGCGGGGGTATGCCCCCCGAAGTATGCCGCTGCCCTTCGAAGCACCTGGCAGGATCCTCGCCGTCGGGGCCAACCAGAAGAGTACGATCGCACTGGGTTTCGACAAAAATATCGTGCTCTCGCCGCATATCGGGGACCTCGTCTCTCTTGATGCCTTCGAGTACTTTGAACGCACCCTCGAAACCTTCAAACGTTTTTACGCCTTTGAACCCGATATCGTCGTCTGCGACCTACATCCGGGGTATGAAACGACCAAGTGGGCGGAAGCGTTCCACGCGGCGCACCCCGACACGGCGCTGGTAGGGGTACAGCACCACTATGCCCACGCCCTGGCCTGCATGGCAGAGTATGGCCTGGAGGAGCAGGTGCTGGCGTTCTGTTTTGACGGCACCGGTTACGGGAGCGACGGGACACTGTGGGGCGGGGAGGTGCTCCTGGCCGATCCGCAGTCGTATGAGCGGGCCTACCATCTCCGCCCTTTCCGGTTGCTCGGCGGGGAGCAGGCTGTGAGGGAGCCGCGGCGGGTTGCGTTATCACTGTTATTCGAATGTTATAGCTTTGACGAGGTGCTTTCCATGGCGCATCCCGCCGTCCAAAGCTTCAGCGCCGCGGAGCTTAAAACGCTTCACACCATGTGGCAGCGCGAGCTGAATGCGCCCGTGAGCAGTTCCGTCGGCCGGCTCTTTGACGCGGTGGCTTCGCTGACGGACACGGCGCAGATGCTGGGATACGAAGGGGAGAGCGGGCTGCTGCTGGAGGCGGCTGCGGCAGCACAGACGCCGGAGCCGTTTGCGTTTGACCTGCACGACGGGGTGATCGACTGGGAACCGCTGCTGCGCCGGATGTTGGAGGCGCCCACTGGCGCGGCGGCCGGGTTCCACGCGGCGCTCACGGAGCTTATCGTGACGATCGCCGCCCGTCATCCCGGCGTGCCGGTGGTGCTCAGCGGCGGGGTCTTTCAAAACAGGACATTGACGGCCATGGCCTGTGCGGCCTTTGAACGCCGGGGAATCCGCTATTATGTCCAGCGTGAAACACCCGTCAACGACGGCAGTGTCGCGCTGGGTCAGCTTTACCATGCATTGTACCGACAAGGAGGGAGAAAATGA
- a CDS encoding nitrite/sulfite reductase yields MVSETKAQRVERIKREKDGLDVIGAIAEYARSGSDLHPDDIDRFKWYGLYTQNRNLQDEEDPTLYFMLRVKLEAGEVTTEQLKTLGYISNSYARSTADITTRQDLQFHWIEVRHLPVIFALLEHVGLSTKMAAGDCPRNVVSCPVDGIDHGAVSDVRPLVRAVNALFRDNRDFSNLPRKFKIGISGCRNHCISHEIQDLSFTAVDHPSGRVLFDVSVGGGLAKNRRIASHIGYATAEQVVPIAEAVATLYRDEGNRENRSKARLGHLVDAWGLDAFVAQLHALLGFELLPPQVQAYTPYALRGHFGAHASSVEGRSYIGCAVTSGRIGGGGLLRLAKAMQRHRAERAKFTTTQNLVVLDVPESRVGAMTGELELAGLSPNPTPFKARTLACTGLNFCKFAISETKELAREIVDYLNARFPDFTEPVSISVNGCPNACAHPHIVDIGFVGTVLKRGERRISGFELIFGGHLEGERSAFGEKSGIKVAPEEAAGIIERLLLQYLDSGYETFGAFLREQAYDTSAISAVA; encoded by the coding sequence ATGGTATCCGAAACGAAAGCGCAGCGCGTGGAGCGCATCAAGCGCGAGAAAGACGGCCTGGACGTCATCGGCGCGATAGCAGAGTATGCCCGAAGCGGCAGCGATCTGCATCCCGACGATATCGACCGGTTCAAATGGTATGGGCTTTACACCCAGAACAGGAACCTCCAGGACGAGGAGGACCCGACGCTCTATTTCATGCTGCGGGTCAAGCTCGAGGCGGGAGAGGTGACGACCGAACAGCTCAAAACGCTGGGGTACATCTCAAACAGCTATGCGCGGAGCACCGCCGATATCACGACGCGCCAGGATCTGCAGTTCCACTGGATCGAGGTGCGGCATCTGCCGGTGATATTCGCCCTGCTCGAGCATGTCGGCCTCAGTACGAAGATGGCCGCGGGCGACTGCCCGCGCAACGTCGTGAGCTGCCCGGTGGACGGCATCGACCACGGGGCGGTCTCAGACGTGCGCCCGCTGGTTAGAGCGGTCAACGCGCTGTTCCGCGACAACCGTGATTTTTCGAACCTGCCGCGCAAGTTCAAGATCGGTATCAGCGGCTGCCGCAACCACTGTATCTCCCACGAGATACAGGACCTGAGCTTTACGGCGGTCGACCATCCGTCGGGCCGCGTGCTCTTCGACGTCAGCGTCGGGGGCGGGCTGGCAAAGAACCGGCGCATCGCCTCGCATATCGGGTATGCGACGGCGGAGCAGGTCGTCCCCATCGCCGAAGCGGTGGCGACCCTGTACCGCGACGAGGGGAACCGCGAAAACCGTTCCAAGGCCCGTCTGGGGCACCTTGTCGACGCCTGGGGGCTCGACGCCTTCGTCGCGCAGCTGCATGCGCTGCTGGGATTCGAGCTGCTGCCGCCGCAAGTACAGGCCTATACGCCCTACGCCCTGCGGGGCCATTTCGGCGCCCATGCGAGCAGCGTCGAGGGCAGGAGCTATATCGGCTGTGCCGTGACATCGGGGCGCATCGGCGGGGGCGGGCTGCTGCGGCTGGCCAAGGCGATGCAGCGCCACCGTGCCGAAAGGGCAAAGTTCACGACGACGCAGAACCTCGTCGTGCTTGACGTCCCCGAGAGCCGGGTCGGCGCCATGACCGGGGAGCTGGAACTGGCCGGGCTGTCGCCCAACCCGACCCCTTTCAAAGCGCGAACGCTGGCGTGTACGGGGCTGAACTTCTGCAAGTTCGCCATCAGCGAAACGAAGGAGCTGGCGCGGGAGATCGTCGACTACCTGAATGCACGGTTCCCCGACTTCACCGAGCCCGTCTCGATCAGCGTCAACGGCTGTCCGAACGCCTGTGCGCATCCGCACATCGTCGACATCGGGTTCGTCGGGACGGTGCTCAAGCGCGGGGAGCGGCGGATCAGCGGTTTCGAGCTGATCTTCGGCGGCCACCTGGAGGGGGAACGCAGTGCGTTCGGCGAAAAGAGCGGCATCAAGGTGGCGCCCGAAGAGGCGGCCGGGATCATAGAACGCCTGCTGCTGCAGTATCTGGACAGCGGGTACGAAACATTCGGAGCATTTTTACGGGAGCAGGCTTATGACACAAGCGCTATTTCGGCCGTTGCTTAA
- a CDS encoding cytochrome b/b6 domain-containing protein: MKSGRKQVKRMTGAMRIIHWANAISMVAAVITGLYIGHPYYQTLIADGAVDKYVMAWNRWGHFIVAIIFDVTSIVVAYLYFFSRFEKPYKKLIPTGKNVAEFGEVLLNLVTLNRRKKFDSTHSDSFNTVYFTIFHVLLVWMLFTGLQLYVHGLESGESSIGAWWPALLHLATDWTIPVTGGTLMDVRISHHETMWLIVTWVAFHIYYQIWRTIFWKEGDIAIVFGGSKFAKEQES, from the coding sequence ATGAAATCCGGACGTAAACAGGTAAAGCGGATGACCGGCGCGATGCGCATCATCCACTGGGCCAACGCGATTTCGATGGTGGCTGCCGTGATCACCGGGCTCTATATCGGACACCCGTACTACCAGACGCTGATCGCGGACGGTGCGGTGGACAAATACGTGATGGCGTGGAACCGCTGGGGACACTTTATCGTGGCGATCATCTTTGACGTCACCTCCATCGTTGTCGCCTATCTCTATTTTTTCAGCCGTTTCGAGAAGCCGTACAAGAAGCTGATCCCTACCGGCAAAAACGTTGCCGAGTTCGGCGAGGTTCTTTTGAACCTGGTCACGCTCAACCGTCGTAAGAAATTCGACTCGACGCACAGTGACAGTTTCAATACGGTCTATTTCACGATCTTCCACGTGCTGCTTGTGTGGATGCTCTTTACCGGACTGCAGCTGTATGTCCACGGACTTGAATCCGGCGAGAGCTCGATCGGGGCATGGTGGCCGGCACTGCTGCACCTTGCCACCGACTGGACCATCCCGGTGACGGGCGGAACATTGATGGACGTGCGCATTTCGCACCACGAGACGATGTGGCTCATCGTCACCTGGGTCGCTTTCCATATCTACTACCAGATATGGCGGACGATCTTCTGGAAAGAGGGCGACATCGCCATTGTCTTCGGCGGCAGCAAGTTCGCCAAAGAACAGGAATCCTGA
- a CDS encoding aminotransferase class V-fold PLP-dependent enzyme produces the protein MTQALFRPLLKRGNRKTFVGEQTIGRHKRHYFDYTASGLAFEPIESRLREVLETYANTHSKEASMAAVTEHYYSGAREQLKTLLGLDDAFAVLPCGCGATSAIKRLQEILGVYIPPATRKRCIVRVRPQKRPLVIVGPYEHHSNEISYREGICDTVRIGFNAEGEIDLEYMEMLLKANRHREVIGAFCIASNVTGIITPYQHISRLLRRYGAMVCFDAAASSPYMNVPSKLYDAMFLSPHKLLGGPGSCGLLVIRKSFIDEEVAPTFAGGGTVTYVNRSEHRFIGEKEAREDAGTPGILQLIRAALAYQLRNELGFAWIKNRKKQLTDYLLSGLTAVPGCTVYGDLEKENLGIVSFNIEGIDPYALCAGLSETWGVQTRAGCSCAGPYGHDLLGLPDDAELETRPGWVRISIHYSQEIADIDYLLASIRKTVRSLGEKHENGIASGTA, from the coding sequence ATGACACAAGCGCTATTTCGGCCGTTGCTTAAGCGGGGGAACCGCAAGACCTTCGTGGGAGAGCAGACCATCGGCCGCCACAAGAGACACTATTTTGACTACACCGCGTCGGGGCTGGCGTTCGAACCGATCGAGTCCCGGCTGCGGGAGGTCCTGGAGACCTATGCGAACACCCATTCCAAAGAGGCGTCGATGGCGGCGGTGACGGAACACTATTACAGCGGGGCCCGGGAGCAGCTCAAAACGCTGCTGGGACTGGACGACGCCTTCGCTGTCCTGCCCTGCGGCTGCGGTGCGACGTCGGCGATCAAGCGCCTGCAGGAGATCCTGGGGGTCTATATCCCGCCCGCGACGCGAAAGCGCTGCATCGTGCGGGTACGGCCCCAGAAGCGGCCGCTGGTCATCGTCGGCCCCTACGAGCACCACTCGAACGAGATCAGCTACCGCGAAGGGATCTGCGACACCGTGCGCATCGGCTTCAACGCCGAGGGGGAGATCGACCTGGAGTACATGGAGATGCTGCTGAAGGCGAACCGCCACCGGGAGGTGATCGGGGCGTTCTGCATCGCGTCGAACGTGACGGGGATCATCACCCCCTATCAGCACATCTCGCGTCTGCTGCGCCGTTACGGTGCCATGGTCTGTTTCGACGCGGCCGCATCGTCGCCGTATATGAACGTGCCCAGCAAACTCTACGACGCCATGTTCCTCTCCCCGCACAAGCTGCTCGGGGGGCCGGGATCGTGCGGGCTGCTGGTCATACGGAAGTCGTTCATCGACGAGGAGGTCGCGCCGACGTTCGCCGGCGGGGGTACCGTGACGTACGTGAACCGCAGCGAGCACCGTTTCATCGGCGAGAAGGAGGCCCGTGAGGATGCGGGGACGCCGGGGATCCTGCAGCTCATCCGCGCCGCGCTCGCCTACCAGCTGCGCAACGAACTGGGGTTTGCCTGGATCAAAAACCGCAAAAAGCAGCTGACGGACTATCTGCTCTCCGGGCTGACGGCGGTTCCGGGCTGTACGGTATACGGGGACCTTGAAAAAGAGAACCTGGGGATCGTCTCTTTCAATATAGAGGGGATCGACCCGTATGCACTGTGCGCCGGGCTCTCGGAAACGTGGGGGGTCCAGACCCGTGCGGGCTGTTCGTGCGCGGGCCCATACGGGCACGACCTGCTCGGGCTGCCGGATGATGCGGAGCTGGAGACACGCCCGGGATGGGTGCGCATCAGCATTCACTATTCGCAGGAGATCGCCGATATCGACTACCTGCTTGCATCGATCCGAAAAACAGTTCGGAGTTTGGGAGAGAAACATGAAAACGGCATCGCTTCCGGTACTGCTTAA
- a CDS encoding hydrogenase small subunit: protein MAERIDGVRKLFTSKSARVDTNRGDLYYQQLFDTCRARLDALREQPAVNRLDFDSLLTDEGQDRREFMKWVSAVTAMLMLPPMFTPLVAEAAELMNRLPVVWLELQDCAGNSEALLRSDGPKIDEIVLDIISLEFHESLMAPSGHQAEKQLEDAMEHFKGNYLLFVEGSIPVGAGRDWCTIGASGETFLDHLNRVAENAAAVVAVGACATFGGIPAAAPNPTGAVGVMDVVKGKPVINIPACPANPANMVGVVLHYALTGQVPELDSLLRPKFAFGYRIHDNCERRAHFDAGEYVEEWGDEGAKNNFCLYKMGCKGPMTFNNCSIVRYNEGVNWPIGVGRGCIGCSEPDFWDKYAYERPMANANIKAPTGGVEKTVDQFGLGLLTAAGIGIGIHAVASAVAGKREEGGEG from the coding sequence ATGGCGGAACGAATTGATGGGGTGCGGAAGCTCTTCACCTCGAAAAGTGCCAGGGTAGATACGAACAGAGGGGATCTCTATTATCAGCAGCTGTTCGATACGTGTCGGGCGCGTCTGGACGCGCTCCGGGAACAGCCGGCGGTCAACCGGCTCGACTTCGATTCACTGCTCACGGACGAGGGGCAGGATCGCCGTGAATTCATGAAGTGGGTCAGTGCGGTGACGGCGATGCTGATGCTCCCGCCGATGTTCACCCCGCTCGTCGCGGAAGCCGCCGAACTGATGAACCGTCTGCCGGTCGTCTGGCTCGAGCTCCAGGACTGCGCGGGCAACTCCGAGGCGCTGCTTCGCAGCGATGGGCCGAAGATCGACGAGATTGTTCTCGACATCATTTCCCTGGAGTTCCACGAGTCGCTGATGGCGCCGTCGGGACACCAGGCGGAAAAGCAGCTCGAAGACGCGATGGAGCACTTCAAAGGGAACTACCTTCTCTTTGTCGAGGGCTCCATCCCGGTCGGTGCGGGGAGAGACTGGTGTACCATCGGTGCTTCAGGTGAGACTTTCCTGGATCACCTCAACCGTGTCGCGGAAAATGCCGCCGCCGTCGTGGCGGTCGGTGCCTGTGCGACCTTCGGCGGTATTCCCGCCGCAGCGCCGAACCCGACGGGTGCCGTCGGGGTGATGGATGTCGTCAAAGGCAAACCGGTCATCAATATCCCGGCCTGCCCGGCGAACCCGGCGAACATGGTCGGTGTCGTCCTGCACTATGCCCTCACCGGGCAGGTGCCGGAACTTGATTCCCTGCTGCGTCCGAAATTCGCATTCGGATACCGCATCCACGACAACTGTGAACGCCGCGCGCATTTCGACGCGGGCGAGTATGTCGAAGAGTGGGGCGATGAAGGCGCGAAGAACAACTTCTGTCTCTATAAGATGGGATGTAAAGGACCGATGACTTTCAACAACTGTTCCATTGTCCGCTACAACGAAGGGGTCAACTGGCCGATCGGTGTCGGTCGCGGCTGTATCGGCTGTTCCGAACCGGACTTCTGGGACAAATATGCGTACGAACGGCCGATGGCCAACGCGAACATCAAGGCACCGACCGGCGGTGTCGAAAAGACCGTGGACCAGTTCGGTCTGGGTCTCCTGACGGCGGCGGGTATCGGTATCGGTATCCATGCGGTCGCCAGTGCAGTAGCCGGTAAGAGAGAAGAGGGAGGAGAAGGATAA